TTAACTGTTGGGATACCATGTCCTGCAATTACGTTTGCATCACTTCCGCCACCACTTTGGTGAAGAGAAGGTGTACGACCAATTTTTTCAGCTGCACGTTTTGCGACTTCTACAACGTGATCGCCATCAGCAAATTTAAATCCTGGGTACATAACGTTTACTTCAACGTCTGCATGACCGCCCATTTCTTTTGCAGTTGTTTCAAATGCTTCTTTCATTTTCGCAACTTGTGCTTCCATTTTCTCATTGATTAAAGAACGAGCTTCTGCAAAGATTTGTACATGATCGCAAACGATATTCGTTTGTGTACCACCTTCAAAACGTCCAATATTTGCAGTCGTTTCAGAGTCAATGCGACCAAGTGGCATCTTCGCAATTGCTTTCGCTGCGATAGTAATTGCAGATACACCTTTCTCCGGCGCTACACCAGCGTGAGCTGTTTTCCCGCGAATAATTGCGTTCACTTTCGCTTGTGTTGGAGCTGCAACAACGATTTCACCAACTTTTCCATCGCTATCTAATGCGTAGCCATATTTCGCTGTAATACGCTCACGGTCTAATGCTTTTGCACCAACAAGACCTGATTCTTCTCCGACTGTAATAATAAATTCAATTTTACCATGAGGGATATTTTTCTCTTTTAAAACACGGATTGCTTCGAACATTGATGCTAATCCAGCTTTATCATCCGCACCTAAAATTGTTGTACCGTCTGATACGATATATCCATCTTTAATAGAAGGCTTAATTCCATTACCAGGAACTACTGTATCCATATGAGAAGTAAAGTAAATTGTATCAACACCCTCTTTTGTTGCTGGTAAAGTACAAATTAAGTTACCTGCACCATGACCAGTTACAGCCATTGTGTCATCTTCAAATACTTCTACACCTAAATCTGTAAATTTCTTCGTTAATACTGTGCAGATTTCTGCTTCAAATTTCGTTTCAGAATCTACTTGTACTAATTCCATAAATTCATTTACTAAACGTTCTTGATTAATCATAAGACTGCGCCTCCTGCACTACCATTATGTATGTAACACTATTAATTATAACAGAATTTCGCAAAAGTTTCGAAATACAAGACAAAAAACAGATGGTTTACATGTCTAGATAACCATCTGCTTTCTATTACTCATTTAACAATACCCAGCGCATATGATCTTCCCACACGCCATTTACCATTAACATCTTCCTAGACACGCCTTCATATTGAAAACCTATCTTCGTTACTACTTGTATAGATGCTAAATTACGAGGCATAATCGGAGCTTCTATACGATGTAACTGAAATTCCTCAAAAGCAACTTGAATCGCTTTTCTAAGTGCTTCTGTCGTATACCCTTTGTTTAACTCTGCTTTATCTAATTTATAACTGAGTACACAAGATTGATAAATGCCACGAACGATTAAATTAAATGAAATACACCCAATTATTTTCGTATCATCACCCTTTTTAAAAATCCATAGTCTGATGATTTTCCCTTCTTCGAACTCTTTTCTATCCTTTTGCAATTTTTTCTTTTGATAATCTAGCGTAAAAAAATCATCCGGTCTATACTCTTCCCAAGCTTTTAAAAATTCACGATTTCTGTCGTAATATTGAAGAACTGTTTCAGCATACGACTCATCAATTTCCCTTAAGTATAAACGATCTGTTTCGTATATTTTCATCATCGTATCTCCATTCTTCAGCTTGCCCAACTAAAAATTAACAATATACCCTTTAACTATATTCTCTATACACACTCAAATTTCCTGTTATATTTTGCAATCCCCTCCCGAATTTTGTCCTCACTCTCCTCTTGTCCATAATTTCATTTCTCGTTACAATGAAATTGTACTGATTTGCAAGGAGGTATAACGATGCATAAAAAAGCTCAAAAAATTATGGTTTATGTGATGCTAATTTCTATGCTTGTAACAACATTACTTGCTGGCGCGAGTATGTTTTGGTAAAAAGGGCGATGTGTTCGTCCTTTTTTTACTTTTTACACATGAAAAAATAAACCATCTCGACATCGAGATGGTTTATTTTATATAAAACACAATCGCTACAATACTAAAGGAAAATGACATTACAAGTGCTATTACAAAACTTGTATATTGTTTCTGCTGAAATGCCCCAATAACAAAAGTGAGATTAAGTAATGCCATACATACAATCGCTACAAGATAAGAACATATATTAAAAGTTGCCAATATGAATGTAATAACAAATAGAAATCCCATAAAAAACTGCATATATGAAAGTTTCGGATTCAAGTACATATGAGCAACCCCTTTATCTAATTTTATCTTTCTATACTCTCATTAACGCACGGTTATGTACACATGTCAAGACAACTTATTATAATAGAAAAAGCCAACCTTTTCGTTGGCTTTTTCATATGCAACGGCTCCTTTTTCTTTTGCCAATTGCTGAAATGATTTTTTCGATTTCACAATCCATACTTTCGTTCCAATTGGAATGCGATCAAACAAATATTCCACATCGTTTTTCTTCATTCTTATACACCCTTGTGAAATATACTTTCCAATTGAACTCGGTTGGTTTGTTCCATGTATTCCATATTTACTTCCATCAGTTCCTCTTGCATTAAATCCAATCCACCTTGACCCAAGTGGATTTTTTGGCGATCCACCTGGAATATCCTTCGCAATGTAATACGGATCCTTTGCTTTCATTACAACATCAAAAGTTCCTTCTGGAGTTAATTCATTCGTTTTCCCTGTCGCTACTGGAAAAACCTTTTGAATCTTTCCATCGTCAATGTAAGCTAATTTATTCGTTGCTTTATTTACAATAATAAAAGGATCTCCGGCACGTGGATTATCCCCAAGAGGCCAAATCGGCGATAAAGAAAGACATAATATGATAGAGAGAAGATACGGCATAGATAATTCCTACCTTCTATATAAGTTCTTTTATATTATCCTTTCCCTTAAAGCGACTTTTAATGAGTAAAAATTGTTCCATTTCATACACAAGTTGAACAAGTTTCGCACGTATCTCAAATTCTTCGCGTGTAACTGGCAATGGCATGTCTCTAAATAATTCCCTCATTTCTTGAAGCTGCCTTAAGGAAATAACGCCAGTACTCTCAGGGCTAATAGCATTACCAATGTTTTCAACAACATCTGCAATCATGTCAGCTTGTTCATATGTCCACGATAAAGAAGCTGCTAGTGGTATCATTCGCTCTAAAATTTCGAATTGTTGCATGCGCATATTAAAATAACGATAGTAATAATCATCTTCTCGCATAAATGCATTCTCAAGTTTTTTAAACGATAAATCCCTTGCTTCATTTAACATATTCTCGGTTTCAATGAGTTCTGCTCCACTCCAACTACTTTCTCGATTTCGTAAATACACAACCATTTCAAACAAAATCGTTTTAAAATTACTCTCTATTTTATCCTGATACTCTTTTAGCTTATTTTCACTACTTGGCATATACATATTTACTAATAACGCCACGCTAATCCCTATCGTTAATATAGCAATTTCATTTCCAACTATAAGCCATGTAATTTGCTTCAATGAATATAGATGCATAACAATAACTGAACTCGTGACAATACCTTCTTGAATTTTAAGCATTACTGCAGTCGGAATAAATGTAAGTAACAATATGCTAATTGCAAGTGGTGTATAGCCTATCGTTTCAAAAATACAAAACGCGAATACCATTGATAATACACACGCTAGAAAACGATGTAACGACACTTGAAGCGATTTGCGCTTCGTATTTTGTACACATAAAATAACTAAAATACCTGCTGAACTATAAAATTCTAACCCTAATAACTGAGCAATAAAAACTGCCGCGCCTGTCCCTATTGCTGTTTTTACTGTACGATATCCAATTTTAAACATATCATTACTCCTATATGTATAAACGTATTTACAGCTAGTATAAAAAAAGGATGACACAATGTCATCCTTTTCTACTTATTATTCACATAACCTTTTCATATTACAATATTTTTTGTAAAAATTGTTGCGCACGTTCACTTTTCGGCGCTGCAAAAAATTCTTCTGGCGCACTATCTTCTACAAGCTTTCCTCCGTCCAAGAAAAGAACACGATCTGCCACTTCTTTTGCAAAACCCATTTCATGTGTAACGATAGCCATCGTCATTCCTGTCGTAACTAACGATTTCATAACTTCTAACACTTCTTTCACCATCTCTGGATCTAGCGCCGATGTCGGTTCATCAAATAACATAACTTCCGGTTCCATTGCTAACGCTCTTGCAATTGCTACACGTTGCTTTTGTCCTCCCGAAAGACGATTTGGATACGTATCTTTTTTATCTACTAATCCAACCTTTTCTAAAAGTTTCTCAGCTTTCTTTTCAGCTTCTTGCTTCGTTACCCCTCTTACATTGATAGGAGCATACGTAATATTTTCTAATACAGTCATATGAGGAAATAAGTGAAAATGCTGAAATACCATACCGACATTTTCACGAACATGCA
This genomic interval from Bacillus thuringiensis contains the following:
- a CDS encoding amino acid ABC transporter ATP-binding protein, which encodes MIKIENLHKSFGKNEVLKGITTTIEKGEVVAIIGPSGSGKSTFLRCMNMLEAPTDGHIWIGTEEVTNPKTNVMHVRENVGMVFQHFHLFPHMTVLENITYAPINVRGVTKQEAEKKAEKLLEKVGLVDKKDTYPNRLSGGQKQRVAIARALAMEPEVMLFDEPTSALDPEMVKEVLEVMKSLVTTGMTMAIVTHEMGFAKEVADRVLFLDGGKLVEDSAPEEFFAAPKSERAQQFLQKIL
- a CDS encoding GNAT family N-acetyltransferase, coding for MMKIYETDRLYLREIDESYAETVLQYYDRNREFLKAWEEYRPDDFFTLDYQKKKLQKDRKEFEEGKIIRLWIFKKGDDTKIIGCISFNLIVRGIYQSCVLSYKLDKAELNKGYTTEALRKAIQVAFEEFQLHRIEAPIMPRNLASIQVVTKIGFQYEGVSRKMLMVNGVWEDHMRWVLLNE
- a CDS encoding tripeptidase T yields the protein MINQERLVNEFMELVQVDSETKFEAEICTVLTKKFTDLGVEVFEDDTMAVTGHGAGNLICTLPATKEGVDTIYFTSHMDTVVPGNGIKPSIKDGYIVSDGTTILGADDKAGLASMFEAIRVLKEKNIPHGKIEFIITVGEESGLVGAKALDRERITAKYGYALDSDGKVGEIVVAAPTQAKVNAIIRGKTAHAGVAPEKGVSAITIAAKAIAKMPLGRIDSETTANIGRFEGGTQTNIVCDHVQIFAEARSLINEKMEAQVAKMKEAFETTAKEMGGHADVEVNVMYPGFKFADGDHVVEVAKRAAEKIGRTPSLHQSGGGSDANVIAGHGIPTVNLAVGYEEIHTTNEKIPVEELAKTAELVVAIIEEVAK
- a CDS encoding DUF3894 domain-containing protein; this translates as MYLNPKLSYMQFFMGFLFVITFILATFNICSYLVAIVCMALLNLTFVIGAFQQKQYTSFVIALVMSFSFSIVAIVFYIK
- the prli42 gene encoding stressosome-associated protein Prli42; the encoded protein is MHKKAQKIMVYVMLISMLVTTLLAGASMFW
- a CDS encoding L,D-transpeptidase; amino-acid sequence: MPYLLSIILCLSLSPIWPLGDNPRAGDPFIIVNKATNKLAYIDDGKIQKVFPVATGKTNELTPEGTFDVVMKAKDPYYIAKDIPGGSPKNPLGSRWIGFNARGTDGSKYGIHGTNQPSSIGKYISQGCIRMKKNDVEYLFDRIPIGTKVWIVKSKKSFQQLAKEKGAVAYEKANEKVGFFYYNKLS
- a CDS encoding aromatic acid exporter family protein; this translates as MFKIGYRTVKTAIGTGAAVFIAQLLGLEFYSSAGILVILCVQNTKRKSLQVSLHRFLACVLSMVFAFCIFETIGYTPLAISILLLTFIPTAVMLKIQEGIVTSSVIVMHLYSLKQITWLIVGNEIAILTIGISVALLVNMYMPSSENKLKEYQDKIESNFKTILFEMVVYLRNRESSWSGAELIETENMLNEARDLSFKKLENAFMREDDYYYRYFNMRMQQFEILERMIPLAASLSWTYEQADMIADVVENIGNAISPESTGVISLRQLQEMRELFRDMPLPVTREEFEIRAKLVQLVYEMEQFLLIKSRFKGKDNIKELI